A part of Gemmatimonas groenlandica genomic DNA contains:
- a CDS encoding rhomboid family intramembrane serine protease, translating into MFPISDDNPTLRTPVMTIGLLVITWAVWFFVQGAGSPLPLAVSVCNLGMVPGELSRMAPVGFGVPLGRFGDQALACVIDDYAINWLTPITSIFLHGGWGHIIGNSLYLWVFGNNVEDSMGRWRFVAFYLLTGVAAAMAHLAVDPSSPVPTVGASGAISGIMGAYLVLYPRVKVRTFIPPFFLLRFPAWAVLILWFGSQVLAGLPDLSPLRREISGGVAVWAHVGGFVVGALLARWFENPELVRRKVAVSDAKVVWR; encoded by the coding sequence ATGTTTCCAATTTCTGACGACAACCCGACGTTGCGGACTCCGGTGATGACCATCGGGCTGCTGGTAATCACCTGGGCCGTCTGGTTCTTCGTCCAGGGGGCGGGGAGTCCGCTGCCGCTGGCGGTCAGTGTGTGCAACCTGGGGATGGTGCCAGGGGAGCTGAGCCGGATGGCGCCCGTGGGGTTCGGCGTACCGCTTGGGCGCTTTGGCGATCAGGCGCTGGCCTGCGTGATCGACGACTACGCGATCAACTGGCTGACGCCGATCACCAGCATCTTCCTGCACGGCGGATGGGGGCACATCATCGGCAACTCGCTCTACCTGTGGGTGTTCGGCAACAACGTCGAAGACAGCATGGGTCGGTGGCGCTTCGTCGCGTTCTACCTGCTGACCGGCGTGGCGGCGGCCATGGCCCACCTGGCGGTCGACCCGTCGTCTCCCGTGCCGACGGTGGGCGCGTCGGGCGCGATCTCGGGGATCATGGGCGCGTACCTCGTGCTCTACCCGCGCGTGAAGGTGCGGACGTTCATTCCGCCCTTCTTTCTACTGCGCTTCCCGGCATGGGCGGTACTCATCCTCTGGTTCGGCAGTCAGGTCCTGGCGGGGCTGCCGGACCTGTCGCCGTTACGCCGAGAGATCTCCGGTGGGGTGGCGGTGTGGGCGCACGTGGGCGGCTTCGTGGTGGGGGCGTTGCTGGCGCGCTGGTTTGAGAACCCCGAGCTCGTACGGCGGAAGGTGGCCGTGAGCGACGCGAAAGTGGTTTGGCGCTGA
- a CDS encoding DUF47 domain-containing protein, giving the protein MKLFSKDETFFDHFRQLAVYMGSASTLLRSLLENPSDAARIAVEIKKVETDGDSIVHLINQRIDTSFVTPLDREDIHVLATRLDNVIDLINGAARRVVMFRVTAPRSGGVEMADILVRASAEILASVGDVTKRAKMLDHGRIIKQLEEEGDVLYARSVGALFEHEEPAIEVLKWKEIFDALEHAIDECEDVSNVLESIALKNS; this is encoded by the coding sequence GTGAAGCTCTTTTCAAAAGACGAAACGTTTTTCGATCATTTCCGGCAGCTTGCCGTTTACATGGGCAGTGCGTCGACGCTGCTGCGCTCATTGTTGGAGAACCCGTCGGACGCCGCGCGCATTGCGGTAGAGATCAAGAAGGTTGAAACGGATGGTGACTCTATCGTCCATCTCATCAACCAGCGCATCGACACCAGCTTCGTCACGCCGCTCGACCGCGAAGACATCCACGTGCTGGCGACGCGCCTGGACAACGTGATCGATCTGATCAATGGCGCGGCCCGCCGCGTGGTGATGTTCCGGGTGACGGCGCCCCGCAGCGGCGGCGTCGAGATGGCTGACATTCTGGTGCGCGCCAGCGCGGAGATTCTGGCGTCGGTCGGCGATGTGACGAAGCGCGCGAAGATGCTGGACCATGGTCGCATCATCAAGCAGCTCGAAGAAGAAGGCGATGTGCTGTATGCGCGATCGGTCGGTGCCCTGTTCGAGCACGAGGAGCCGGCGATCGAAGTATTGAAATGGAAGGAGATCTTCGACGCGCTGGAGCACGCGATCGACGAGTGTGAGGATGTGTCGAACGTGCTCGAAAGTATTGCCCTCAAGAACAGCTGA
- a CDS encoding inorganic phosphate transporter codes for MVYFVLFIVVMALAFDYINGFHDSANSIATIVGTRVLSPLAAVIWAAFFNFAALFVAGTAVAKAFGGGFIDMKIVDPNVILAALLGAIIWNLITWWFGIPSSSSHALIGGYAGAAVSKAGFAALLWGPKWIETLSAIVLSPALGMLMGFGLMVLVFNVFRRATNAKVDKFFRAAQLTSSALLSLAHGSNDAQKTMGIIVALLVASKATFATQTGWLHFFYVEDLKTIPLWIELAAYACISLGTLSGGWRIVHTMGTRITKLKPVGGFCAETGGALVILMATRLGIPVSTTHTITGAIVGVGATTRLSAVRWGLASRIVWAWVITIPAAATMAALSYRLLAAIHSV; via the coding sequence GTGGTCTACTTCGTTCTGTTCATCGTGGTGATGGCGCTGGCGTTCGACTATATCAACGGGTTCCACGACTCGGCGAATTCCATCGCCACAATCGTCGGTACTCGCGTGCTGAGCCCCCTTGCCGCGGTCATCTGGGCGGCGTTCTTCAACTTCGCGGCGCTGTTCGTCGCGGGCACTGCGGTGGCGAAGGCGTTCGGTGGCGGCTTCATCGACATGAAGATCGTCGATCCGAACGTGATCCTTGCTGCGCTGCTCGGTGCGATCATCTGGAACCTGATTACGTGGTGGTTCGGCATTCCCTCCAGCTCGTCGCACGCGCTGATCGGCGGGTACGCCGGCGCCGCGGTCTCCAAGGCCGGATTCGCCGCGCTGTTGTGGGGCCCCAAGTGGATCGAGACCCTGTCGGCGATCGTACTGTCGCCGGCGCTGGGCATGCTGATGGGCTTCGGGTTGATGGTGCTCGTGTTCAATGTGTTCCGCCGCGCGACCAACGCAAAAGTCGACAAGTTCTTCCGCGCTGCACAGTTGACCAGCTCTGCCTTGTTGTCGTTGGCGCACGGCAGTAACGATGCGCAGAAGACCATGGGTATCATCGTCGCGTTGTTGGTCGCGTCGAAGGCGACGTTCGCGACGCAAACCGGCTGGCTCCACTTCTTCTATGTAGAGGATCTGAAGACCATCCCGCTGTGGATCGAGTTGGCGGCCTACGCGTGCATCTCGCTCGGCACCTTGTCGGGCGGCTGGCGTATCGTGCACACCATGGGTACGCGCATCACGAAGCTGAAGCCGGTCGGCGGCTTTTGCGCCGAAACCGGCGGAGCGCTCGTCATCCTGATGGCCACCCGGTTGGGGATTCCCGTCAGTACGACGCACACGATCACCGGCGCCATCGTCGGCGTCGGCGCCACGACGCGGCTCTCGGCGGTACGCTGGGGATTGGCCAGCCGCATTGTCTGGGCGTGGGTGATTACGATTCCCGCGGCCGCGACGATGGCCGCGCTTTCCTACCGTCTGCTCGCGGCCATCCATTCTGTCTGA